The Candidatus Ancaeobacter aquaticus genome includes the window GGCTTTTTTGACAGGCGGCTGAAATGGGGCAGCCGCCTACCTAAGGATGATTAGTTAAAGAAATTTATGCAAGACATGTATTAGATGAGTTTTTTTGTTTGGCAAATCACTGTCGTTTATCTGTCATCCGTAGGTACGGATAACCTTGTATGTAGGTTCTAAAATACCTTCAAATAATTCCCAAAAGATAATGCATCCGCCAAAAGCGGATGGAACAGGACGACTACAATTGCCTCGAGAGGAAAGTTTTATTATTGGATTTCTGTTTTTTTCGCCACCCTTTTCATTCATGCCCTTGGGTTTAGAAATCTTGCTTAGCCCAATTCATTAATTTAATCCCTAAATTTCTTAACTCTTTATTATAAAATATTCTATGCGGAAATTTCTGAAAAAGAAATATATCAAATCTTAACGTCCGATTATTTTCTAAATTCTTTTCTAAAAACAATTCCTCTAAATTCAATAAATTATCTTCGGCGAGACTAACTAAAGCTTCAAGATCTGCTACTTGAAGCCACTGAGGCATTATACAATATTTTTGTTGATAAAGTTGTGTTTCTTGAATCAGAAGATCAAGATACCCTTTACAACAAACATCGTCGACTATGGTTTCTGCCGCAAATGTTATTATTGGAAATATTCTTTTGGGATCCTGTTTTTTATTATGTCTGATATAATTTATTAAATCATCATAATGAACATTCTGCTGCCACATGCCTTCTGTAATCAAACCCTCATCTTCCCGTTTCACTTCTGCCCATTGAACCTTTTCTCCTTTATCTAACTTGCTAAGAATGTTTTTATTTGGACCAAACACTCTTTCCTTTTCTTTTCCGCCTAAAAGAAAATCAGTCGGAAGTCTACCGCCCTTATGCTCAAAGTAAAAACAATCACTGTTCCTTTGTAAAAGACAGTCACTAATTTCTTCTTCCTTATTATTTTTTGGGTTTGGAATATACGTCCATTGTCCACTTGAATCATTTTGCGATATCTTTTCTACTAGAGCGTTAGCATAATCCTCATAAGCTAACCCTAGAGAATTTTGAAAATTGCTGCGCTCTTTACCGGATAATGCTTCAGATAATATAAAAAATGGTTCATCAATAATTTTATCAATTATAAATTCCGCTACTGGGCATATAATTTTGTTGGCAGCTGTCTCAATTAAAGGAAAGCGTCTAAGAGTAACGTAATCAAAGACTAATTGATCATCTTTGTTTTTGCGTTGATTTTTCCAATCATCTATTATCTTTGTATATTCCTGAGGAGAGCAGCTCCATTTCGAAATTATCTCTTCAAAATGGAGCTTTTCTTCCTTGCTGATCTCCTTAAATAAAGTCTCCTTATTCAACCAAATATTATTTCGGTCAAGTTTATAAATAAGGGCAACTAAATGGGCTAAAATCGTAAAATAACGAGGAAGACTTATCCCACTTGTAATATCCTGAAAATGATTTTTAACATCTGGAAAATGATTTGGTAAAATCTCTGTGTAGAGTTTGTAATTTCGCCCTAAATTAGCCCAAGGAGTATACCATGTTTGATATTTGTTAAATTGATTTTGTCTTACCCAAGAAAGAACAAAATCGTGTCTCTCTACCAATTTCTCTACATTTACTGGAGACTGTTTGTCTTTTAAAATATCATTTATTATAAGTAATACACGACATATTCTCCTTGGGAGCTCATAGTCTAGCTCAGAACTTGTTTTATTTCTGTCATTAAAAGTTAGTGCAAGATTAGCCAAGTATGCAATATTATGTGAATGAATAAAGAGATGTCTTCCCTGGGTATAAGGGATCCTTCCAGGGCAGTACATTCTATCTGCTTGAGGAAGCTTATGTGGAAAATCATCTACAATGGCTAACTTCAAATATTCTGCTTGTCGGCTAGCGTCTAGAATATCTGGTTTGTCTTTCTCTGGGTACTCTAGAAATTGTACGGATAAAGAGCTTAGATATCCTAAAACTGCCTCCAGTGGCATGCGAGCAATTTCTTCATTTAGAATATCATAGTTAATATTAGCATCTCCTCCGAGCTCTTTGAATGATGTATAACTTTGATATCCTATTTGTTTACTGTTCATTTTTCTATTAAACATCGTCATTTTTGCTAAAACCAATTAAAAGGTGAACGATTAGCCACAAAAGAAAAAAAGATGATGAGCTGTTTATATCCTTTGAATCTATTAATCCATGACACACCCTGTTTCTTAAGTTGGGGCCGCATTTTTCTATAAAGAGAGATCGCATCTCCCATACTAAATCCTTACTAAATATCTCTTCAGCATTTGAATTATTTAAAAGTTGGTTCAGATCTCGTTCTTCCTGCACCCCCTCTGGTGAAACCGAGGTTGTTTTTAACTTATTTATAGCAAAAATCAGCCTTATTGAATTTTCTATTTGAGGGACAATTAAATGGGTAAAAATCAGAAAATCACTTTCAAATCCAGCAATAATTGCTCGCTCAAATATATCCCTTCTTTCTTCTGGTACGAATTTACTTTTGCCAATCAATTCTTTTATTGCCTCTTTCCAAGAATCTCCCGACTGCAAAATCAAATAAATACCTCTTTTCAAAGTAGTACAGGCAGATAGATTTTGACCAAGATTATAACTTCTAATTATCTGTGCATTGAGCGTGGTTTCATGCTCATCACTCATCCCGCCGATTTTAGCTGAGACATTGCCTTCCTCGGTTAATATATGGGTATCAAATAACCCCTGCAGAGGATGCTCTTTTAGATTCTTTTCGGCAGTTTCTCTCTCTTGCTCATAAGAAAAAGGCTTATATAGAGCAGCAAATGCCGCAATTGCACCCTTCCCTGCTTTACCTTCAAGTAAATCATCTGCAATTTTTATCAAAGGCGCTGCATCTATATGAGGAGAAGAAATAACCTTCATTTGACTTATGGTTAACTTATTCGCTTCTTTCAATTCATGTACTAAATCCTCTGCCTTCATTTTCTCACCTGCCGCGCGATAAGCGTGGATAGCCTTTTCAAGCCTATACGCCAAATTAGAACCATCACAACCCTGAGGTGTTTTAAAACTTCTTGCCTCATCCTCCCAATGTTTCGCAATAGCAATCTTCATCTCTCTAGCCTTTTCTGAATCATTTGCATAACTGTAACATTTTGCTGCGTGCTCATAATATCTGTGTGGAGCATCACATCCTGGAGACATAGGGAATCCCTTTGCTATCTCCACCACCTTATCTCCTAGATTTTTCCAATTATCAATAAGCTTATTTTCTATTAAAAGTTCTAAAAGTGAGGATGGCCAATAATCCTGCTTTGCGTTAAAGCATGTTTTTCTGCTTTCTTCAAATAGGCTAAGAATCTTCTTGCTCACAATCTGCCTTTCCTGAGCTTTCTCGCCTAACTCCATTGCCATTTGAGTAGCTCGCTTAAGCCATTCGCTTCTTTGCACCCACATTTCATTATTTTTATCCTCGTCTGCAGATTGCAAGTAAGCCTTAACTGCTTTTTGTGCATGTAAATAATTTCTTCCTCTTATCCAAAGCACATCATAAATTCTTGCAACAAATTGCGAGTTGGTTGATACCTTGACAATTTCTTCTAATTTTGATAACTCATCTTCCTTTAAATCTTCTGGGATCAATGTTCTCCCTTGTGAGCTTGTCATAAGTGGACCAAATGGTTTACCCTTTTCGAATATAAAATACATAGAAAATACTCGCCAAAGCAGACTCATTGATATCTCTAATTCTCCGTCTCCTGTTTCCTTCGCTGCATTACGTCGTTGCTCAAAGGCTGAAAGAAGATTAGGGAATTTCTTACTTTTGACATCTGCTATTGCTTCTTCGAAATTTTCTAATAACCGTTTATCTAACATATTTAATTTTGCTCCTTTTAGGGGGAACAACCACACAAATGGTGCCGATGAATCTGCATCTAATAACTTTGAAAAAGCGTCTCGTATTGATCTTCAATATATTTTGAAACTAGCTCATCTTTCCAATACATTTTAGTTCCCCAAAATCCGTCTCCACCTCTTCCGGTAACGAAATAATCCTCACCACCACAACCAACAATGTTAAGCTGGAATTCTTTTTTAAAATACTTTGCCGAATCAATAGCATAACACATTAATTCATTATCGACATAAGCTTCATAGTTTCTAAATTTTTGTTTTATATGGCTTATTTGAAACTGTTCATAATCTAGGATCGCACCAGACACAGCATTAAAAGTATTAAAGAAAATATCTGTACTTTCTTTCCGAATGTAATAATGCGAGTAAGGGTCGCTAGAACAAACTGAAACAACTTTTTGCATATCGCTGACATCAGGCATTTTACTTTCGGAAGTTAAAATAAGAATGTCTAATAAACGCCCGCCACATTCAGAACAAAAAGGGAAATTTATGTTGATAATATCTATCAATTTATCGTTTTTGTAGTCCATCAACACAATATAATAGGGGATCCCTTTTTTCTGAAAAGGAGCGAATTTACTCAGATTCTTAAAATTAACATTTGTAGTTACATCGAACCTACAAGCTTGATCACCAAATAAACCAGCAAAGTCACAAGAATCGCCATAGTCTCCAGCAATTGTCAATTTGAATTTATCGATACCATCAACATAAAAGAAAAGTTCGGCTCTTAACCCTATATAAGAATTATACGGTATTGTTTTCTGTTGGGACTCAAGGTAAGATAAGGCATTTTTTACATCATCCCTATGTAATATGGAAAACATTATACTTCTAATCCTTCTATACTCCTCTGCAGGATGCACAATATTCATAATTTTATTATATCAAACCTTCTAAAATTATCAATTGCAGATAAATGTACTTTTACTAACTTATTTAGATGAAATTCTTTTTTTTGGTCCTCCTTAACTTATTGCTACAGTCCCTCCAGTAACTATAGTTTCTGTTAAAGAGCTGCTGGACTAAATTTTTACACACCCGGAGTGTATATGAGAGTTTGTCTCCATTTTAAAATATCCTTTGACGATGCATGTACAGAAGTGTAAAGTGAAAACATTATGAAAAAACGATACAATCTAAGTGAAGCGGCAAAAGAATTAAGTTTAACTCGCCAAGGTCTCTATTATTGGATCGAGAAAGGGTGGGTTACACCTAAACGTGATTATAAAGACCATCCTATATTCACGGATGCTAATTTAAAAAAGATTAAAGAATGGCAAAACAGGTTAAACGAAGGATAATTTATGGTAAAAAAACCTTCAAAGAGTAAAGGAACAAGATTAACTGAAACAAAAAAGATGTTTTTTGCGTTTCAGCGTTCTGTTTCAGAGCTAGAGGGTGGCCCCTTGCCAGATCCTTTTAAATATGCCGAATATGATTTCGCATTAAACGATACACTTAATATTTTAGTTCAGCATTTAAAGGAGAATGAATATAGACCTAAAAGAGCTGAGAATTTTGATATGCCTAAGGGAGAGTTCGCTATTAGGCCAGGGTTGACTCTAGACGTAACTGATTTAACGGTTATTCATAAGTTGGCTTCAGATTTTATCGTAACTTTGGATGCTAAATTGTCTTCCGGAGTAGTTGCATATCGATTGCGAAATGACAAGAAAAAATGTTTTCGGATAGAAAGAGAGTCTGCTTATTATGTTTTACCACGGTATAAACGCAATCGTGTTAAAATTGAAGAATCATGGTATAACCTCTGGCCTAAATACCGAAAACAGATGAAGAAAGATTTGCAGAGCAAGAAATATTCTTTTGTTGCGTCGACTGATATTACAGCATTTTTTGAAGATGTCAATTTATTGACTCTTGGAGAGATTTTAAAGAAAAAGTCTGGTGCAAGCATAAAACAGATTAACATGATCATTGAAATATTGCGTAGTTGGGCATTGCGTGACCCTGCTAATATTAGACAGCGAAGAGGTTTGCCCCAGGGGATAAATATGTCAGGCGTCTTAAGTAATCATTATTTACAGATAGTTGATGACTATTTGGAAAATGTGCACAAAAGAGCAAGCACAAAAGATAAGATTAAATGGTATCGTTATTGTGATGATATACATGTTTTATGTAAAACGAAGGGACGTGCAAAAGCTATACTGCTTAATATAGGTCGTCTTTTGCGTCAATTAGGGCTAAATCAGAATGCTAAGAAAACAAATATTTTAACTGCAGAAGAAGCTCTAAAAACTATGTACTATTCTGTTGCTGAAGAAGTTTCTGAAATTGTTGACTTGTCTAAAAAACGTGGTGCTAATCGGGATGATTTAATTGAAAGACTTAAAATTGAATTTAGACAGCTCCCTAAAAGAACAGCTTCGTACAAAAAACGACATGAGACTGCTTTGTTTGGTTTTTATAACGCAGCGAGGATATTGGATTCAGACATTTTACTAAATAGAGCAAAACATGATTTTGAGAAATTTCCTACGCGGGCTAAAAACATCTCTGGATATTTAAGAAGTTTTGTAGGCAGGAAGAAAGTGTTTCGCGATATTTCTGAGCTTATGTTAAAAAAGAATAGGATTCTGCTATACAATTATCAGATAGCTTTTTTAGTTACTATTTTTAGGGGGTGCAATAATCAGGATAAAAAAATATTTGACGCTATTGTTGAGGTTGCTAGGAGCAAGGAGAGGCATTGGTATGTGAAAGTTCAGGCCATCAGTACATTGTTTTATTATGGTATCGGTTATTTAAGGGAAACGCATTTACGTGATTTTATCTCTAAAAGACACCACAAACAGGTTAGGCGTGCATCAATGGTCTTGTTGCCATTACTTTTTAAAAAGGATGAAGTTTTAAAAAGATTGGATGATTATGCAGGTGAATTGAATGTTACGGTTTCTCGAATGGCAAATTTTTTATTAGCATTAGTGGAGGATAAAGAGATTGCAATTTCACATTTAAGAAGATTTACTACTCCGAATTTCATTTTTTTGACTGATCAAATATGGAGATTGTGGTTTATCTCGCTCAATGAGAAGCCTGATGTAAG containing:
- a CDS encoding DUF4209 domain-containing protein → MLDKRLLENFEEAIADVKSKKFPNLLSAFEQRRNAAKETGDGELEISMSLLWRVFSMYFIFEKGKPFGPLMTSSQGRTLIPEDLKEDELSKLEEIVKVSTNSQFVARIYDVLWIRGRNYLHAQKAVKAYLQSADEDKNNEMWVQRSEWLKRATQMAMELGEKAQERQIVSKKILSLFEESRKTCFNAKQDYWPSSLLELLIENKLIDNWKNLGDKVVEIAKGFPMSPGCDAPHRYYEHAAKCYSYANDSEKAREMKIAIAKHWEDEARSFKTPQGCDGSNLAYRLEKAIHAYRAAGEKMKAEDLVHELKEANKLTISQMKVISSPHIDAAPLIKIADDLLEGKAGKGAIAAFAALYKPFSYEQERETAEKNLKEHPLQGLFDTHILTEEGNVSAKIGGMSDEHETTLNAQIIRSYNLGQNLSACTTLKRGIYLILQSGDSWKEAIKELIGKSKFVPEERRDIFERAIIAGFESDFLIFTHLIVPQIENSIRLIFAINKLKTTSVSPEGVQEERDLNQLLNNSNAEEIFSKDLVWEMRSLFIEKCGPNLRNRVCHGLIDSKDINSSSSFFLLWLIVHLLIGFSKNDDV
- a CDS encoding MerR family transcriptional regulator, coding for MKKRYNLSEAAKELSLTRQGLYYWIEKGWVTPKRDYKDHPIFTDANLKKIKEWQNRLNEG
- a CDS encoding RNA-directed DNA polymerase: MVKKPSKSKGTRLTETKKMFFAFQRSVSELEGGPLPDPFKYAEYDFALNDTLNILVQHLKENEYRPKRAENFDMPKGEFAIRPGLTLDVTDLTVIHKLASDFIVTLDAKLSSGVVAYRLRNDKKKCFRIERESAYYVLPRYKRNRVKIEESWYNLWPKYRKQMKKDLQSKKYSFVASTDITAFFEDVNLLTLGEILKKKSGASIKQINMIIEILRSWALRDPANIRQRRGLPQGINMSGVLSNHYLQIVDDYLENVHKRASTKDKIKWYRYCDDIHVLCKTKGRAKAILLNIGRLLRQLGLNQNAKKTNILTAEEALKTMYYSVAEEVSEIVDLSKKRGANRDDLIERLKIEFRQLPKRTASYKKRHETALFGFYNAARILDSDILLNRAKHDFEKFPTRAKNISGYLRSFVGRKKVFRDISELMLKKNRILLYNYQIAFLVTIFRGCNNQDKKIFDAIVEVARSKERHWYVKVQAISTLFYYGIGYLRETHLRDFISKRHHKQVRRASMVLLPLLFKKDEVLKRLDDYAGELNVTVSRMANFLLALVEDKEIAISHLRRFTTPNFIFLTDQIWRLWFISLNEKPDVRKKFDSTIKKLKKEFRLNKLVKVHLSAIDNFRSEGKTKMTDKRQ